In the Leptotrichia sp. oral taxon 212 genome, one interval contains:
- a CDS encoding type II toxin-antitoxin system Phd/YefM family antitoxin, with protein MIATNYSNVRNNLKKYCDKATDDYETVIITRKNDKNVVLMSEEEYNNLMENLYIMSNKKYYNELLKRKEEVEAGNVQIHDIIEVE; from the coding sequence ATGATAGCTACAAATTATTCAAATGTGAGAAACAATTTAAAAAAATATTGTGATAAGGCAACGGATGATTATGAAACAGTCATCATAACAAGAAAAAATGATAAAAATGTGGTACTGATGAGTGAAGAGGAGTATAACAATTTGATGGAAAATCTTTACATCATGTCAAATAAGAAATATTACAATGAACTATTAAAAAGAAAAGAAGAAGTAGAGGCGGGAAATGTACAGATACATGATATAATTGAGGTGGAATAA
- a CDS encoding Txe/YoeB family addiction module toxin — protein sequence MNLIWNNEAWEEYIQWQKQDKKIVKKINEIIKDIKRNGNEGIGKPEPLKHELNGYWSRRITDKHRFIYKLTETAIVVIACANHYE from the coding sequence ATGAATCTAATTTGGAATAATGAGGCTTGGGAAGAATATATCCAGTGGCAAAAACAGGATAAAAAAATAGTTAAAAAAATAAATGAAATAATAAAGGATATTAAAAGAAATGGCAATGAGGGGATAGGGAAGCCGGAGCCTTTAAAACATGAACTGAATGGATATTGGAGCAGAAGAATTACTGATAAGCACAGGTTTATATATAAACTGACAGAAACAGCTATAGTAGTTATTGCCTGTGCAAATCATTATGAATAA
- a CDS encoding AraC family transcriptional regulator, with amino-acid sequence MKITMPKQFQDFLRSIGLSIENILEQTGIPNILWKEEIQFSTEEYYLFLKKIDEVITDEQISAISNIDNLNVFIPSFFAALSSKNGLEGLKRLAKYKKLIGPVSLEIKEFEEIVQAQYFFEQREKQLPRFAVLNEQLMLINLLNKGIGKEISPVSVTSPFEYGELLTKEINATINKAKQNEVIFSMKDLKKPFLTANNIMVEYLEPQLKQKLAEMESETFETFASRVQKKLFHLIPSGQFGLENVAEEFGISGRTLQRNLSVENTSFNQMVKDIQKMMTFNYLEAKELSIDEIAYLVGYSETSSFYRAFKKWTGKTVSQYQKDED; translated from the coding sequence ATGAAAATAACTATGCCAAAGCAATTTCAGGATTTTTTAAGGAGTATTGGATTATCAATTGAAAATATTCTTGAACAAACGGGAATACCGAATATTTTGTGGAAAGAGGAAATTCAGTTTTCCACTGAGGAATATTATTTATTTTTGAAAAAAATTGATGAAGTCATTACTGATGAGCAAATTTCAGCGATTAGCAATATTGATAACTTGAATGTGTTTATTCCATCTTTTTTTGCGGCACTTTCTTCAAAAAATGGACTTGAAGGTTTAAAAAGGCTGGCAAAATATAAAAAATTAATAGGACCTGTATCTTTAGAAATTAAAGAATTTGAAGAAATAGTTCAAGCTCAGTATTTTTTTGAACAAAGGGAAAAACAATTACCACGTTTTGCGGTCTTGAATGAACAGCTTATGTTGATAAATTTATTAAATAAAGGAATTGGAAAGGAAATATCTCCAGTAAGTGTTACAAGTCCTTTTGAGTATGGTGAATTATTGACAAAAGAGATAAACGCTACGATAAATAAAGCAAAACAAAATGAAGTCATTTTTAGCATGAAAGATTTGAAAAAGCCATTTTTGACAGCAAATAATATAATGGTGGAATATTTGGAACCGCAATTGAAGCAGAAATTGGCAGAAATGGAAAGTGAGACATTTGAAACTTTTGCAAGCAGAGTTCAGAAAAAACTTTTTCATCTTATTCCGAGCGGGCAGTTTGGACTGGAAAATGTAGCAGAAGAGTTTGGGATAAGTGGAAGGACTCTTCAAAGAAATCTGTCAGTAGAAAATACCAGTTTCAATCAGATGGTAAAAGATATTCAAAAAATGATGACCTTCAACTATTTGGAAGCAAAGGAACTTTCAATAGATGAAATAGCCTATCTGGTTGGATATAGTGAAACTTCTTCTTTTTATCGGGCATTTAAAAAATGGACAGGGAAAACAGTATCGCAATATCAGAAAGATGAAGACTAA
- a CDS encoding oxidoreductase, producing the protein MKKIILLTGASSGIGYNTAESLAKEGNVVYGAARRIEKMETLKQFGVKPIYLDVTDEESIKSSIDTIIGNEGRIDVLINNAGYGSFGAVEDVEINEARRQFEVNLFGLARLVQLVLPHMRKQKEGRIINVSSMGGRLTTYFGAWYHATKYALEAFSDALRMEVSDFGIDVSLIEPGGIKTDWGIIASDKLANSAKGGAYEKEAMKTAKGMKKQYSGNLLSNPIVITKAISKAVNSNRPKARYLIGFMAKPLVFLHTILPTKVFDKIMKKLMG; encoded by the coding sequence ATGAAAAAGATAATTTTATTGACAGGAGCAAGTAGTGGAATTGGATATAATACAGCAGAAAGTTTGGCGAAAGAAGGGAATGTGGTTTATGGTGCGGCTAGAAGAATAGAAAAAATGGAAACTTTAAAGCAGTTTGGAGTTAAACCTATATATTTGGATGTGACTGATGAGGAAAGTATTAAAAGTTCAATTGATACAATAATTGGAAATGAAGGACGTATTGATGTTCTGATAAATAATGCGGGATATGGTTCTTTCGGTGCAGTAGAAGATGTAGAAATAAATGAGGCAAGAAGACAGTTTGAAGTGAATTTATTTGGATTAGCGAGATTAGTTCAGCTGGTACTTCCACATATGCGAAAACAGAAAGAAGGAAGGATTATAAATGTTTCATCAATGGGAGGAAGACTGACAACTTATTTTGGAGCATGGTACCATGCAACTAAATATGCACTTGAAGCATTTAGTGATGCATTGCGTATGGAAGTGTCTGATTTTGGAATAGATGTTTCACTTATTGAGCCAGGTGGAATAAAAACTGATTGGGGAATTATTGCTTCAGATAAACTGGCAAATTCTGCAAAAGGTGGAGCATATGAAAAAGAAGCAATGAAAACAGCAAAAGGAATGAAAAAACAATATTCAGGAAACTTGCTTTCCAATCCTATTGTTATTACAAAAGCCATTTCAAAAGCAGTAAACAGCAACCGTCCTAAAGCAAGATATTTAATAGGATTTATGGCAAAACCGTTAGTATTTTTACATACTATTCTTCCAACAAAAGTTTTTGATAAAATTATGAAAAAATTAATGGGTTAG